A single region of the Ancylobacter novellus DSM 506 genome encodes:
- a CDS encoding NAD(P)(+) transhydrogenase (Re/Si-specific) subunit beta: protein MNANLVALLYLVSGVLFILALRGLSSPVTSRRGNLFGMVGMAIAILTTLAASPPSGALGWGLVIGGLAIGGGAGAVIARKIAMTQMPQLVAAFHSLVGLAAVMVAAAALYAPEAFGIGEVGAIHGQALIEMSLGVAIGAITFTGSVIAFAKLNGNMSGKPIMLPGRHVINAGLALLLVVLIGVLVATESHTVFWAIVIVSLVLGGLIIIPIGGADMPVVVSMLNSYSGWAAAGIGFTLGNTALIITGALVGSSGAILSYIMCKGMNRSFISVILGGFGGDTSAAAGGAVETRPVKQGSAEDAAFIMKNASKVIIVPGYGMAVAQAQHALREMADKLKEEGVEVKYAIHPVAGRMPGHMNVLLAEANVPYDEVFELEDINSEFAQADVAFVIGANDVTNPAAKTDPQSPIFGMPILDVEKAKTVLFIKRGMAAGYAGVENELFFRDNTMMLFADAKKMVEDIVKNLAH, encoded by the coding sequence ATGAACGCCAATCTCGTCGCACTGCTCTACCTCGTCTCGGGCGTCCTGTTCATCCTGGCGCTGCGCGGGCTCTCCAGCCCCGTCACCTCGCGCCGGGGCAATCTGTTCGGCATGGTCGGCATGGCCATCGCCATCCTGACCACGCTCGCCGCGAGCCCGCCCTCGGGCGCGCTGGGCTGGGGGCTGGTGATCGGCGGCCTCGCCATCGGCGGCGGCGCCGGCGCGGTCATCGCCCGCAAGATCGCCATGACGCAGATGCCGCAGCTGGTAGCGGCCTTCCACTCGCTGGTCGGCCTTGCCGCAGTGATGGTGGCGGCGGCCGCGCTCTATGCGCCGGAAGCCTTCGGCATCGGCGAGGTCGGCGCCATCCACGGCCAGGCGCTGATCGAGATGAGCCTCGGCGTCGCCATCGGCGCCATCACCTTTACAGGTTCCGTCATCGCCTTCGCCAAGCTGAACGGCAATATGAGCGGCAAGCCGATCATGCTGCCGGGCCGGCACGTCATCAATGCCGGCCTCGCTCTGCTGCTCGTCGTGCTGATCGGCGTTCTCGTCGCCACCGAGAGCCATACCGTGTTCTGGGCGATCGTGATCGTCAGCCTCGTGCTGGGCGGCCTCATCATCATCCCGATCGGCGGCGCCGACATGCCGGTGGTCGTCTCGATGCTGAACTCCTACTCCGGCTGGGCGGCGGCGGGCATCGGCTTCACGCTGGGCAACACCGCGCTGATCATCACCGGCGCGCTGGTCGGCTCGTCGGGCGCGATCCTGTCCTACATCATGTGCAAGGGCATGAACCGGAGCTTCATCTCCGTCATCCTCGGCGGCTTCGGCGGCGACACCTCTGCCGCGGCCGGCGGGGCGGTGGAGACCCGTCCGGTGAAGCAGGGCTCGGCCGAGGACGCCGCCTTCATCATGAAGAACGCGTCGAAGGTGATCATCGTGCCCGGCTACGGCATGGCGGTGGCGCAGGCCCAGCATGCCCTCAGAGAGATGGCCGACAAGCTGAAGGAGGAGGGCGTCGAGGTGAAGTACGCCATCCATCCCGTCGCCGGCCGCATGCCCGGCCACATGAACGTGCTGCTGGCCGAGGCCAACGTGCCCTATGACGAGGTGTTCGAGCTCGAGGACATCAATAGCGAGTTCGCGCAGGCGGACGTCGCCTTCGTCATCGGCGCCAACGACGTGACCAACCCGGCGGCCAAGACCGACCCGCAGTCGCCGATCTTCGGCATGCCGATCCTCGACGTCGAGAAGGCCAAGACCGTGCTGTTCATCAAGCGCGGCATGGCCGCCGGCTATGCCGGCGTCGAGAACGAGCTGTTCTTCCGCGATAACACCATGATGCTCTTCGCCGACGCAAAGAAAATGGTCGAGGATATCGTCAAGAACCTCGCCCATTAA
- a CDS encoding NAD(P) transhydrogenase subunit alpha, with amino-acid sequence MANPAAGDPVAQNAVEGARVAAEVARQAAEAAQAYADAAAQHYAEVAGQVAHAVSGGAIDPFVFRLAIFVLAVFVGYYVVWSVTPALHTPLMSVTNAISSVIVVGALLAVGVDAMSAEGTEWAKGFGFIGLILASVNIFGGFLVTSRMLAMYSKKK; translated from the coding sequence ATGGCCAATCCGGCAGCGGGCGATCCGGTCGCCCAGAACGCGGTTGAGGGGGCGCGGGTGGCGGCCGAAGTGGCGCGCCAGGCCGCCGAGGCGGCGCAGGCCTATGCCGACGCCGCCGCGCAGCATTATGCGGAAGTCGCCGGGCAGGTGGCGCATGCGGTCTCAGGCGGGGCGATCGACCCCTTCGTGTTCCGCCTCGCCATCTTCGTGCTTGCGGTGTTCGTCGGCTATTACGTGGTGTGGTCGGTGACGCCGGCGCTGCACACGCCGCTGATGAGCGTCACCAACGCCATCTCCTCGGTGATCGTGGTCGGCGCGCTGCTGGCGGTCGGCGTCGACGCGATGAGCGCGGAAGGCACGGAATGGGCCAAGGGCTTCGGCTTCATCGGCCTGATCCTCGCCAGCGTGAACATCTTCGGCGGCTTCCTGGTGACCAGCCGGATGCTGGCCATGTACTCGAAGAAGAAGTGA
- a CDS encoding Re/Si-specific NAD(P)(+) transhydrogenase subunit alpha: MRLSILKEDLSVEPRVGGTPDTVKRYVGLGAEVVVASGAGLASGVGDGDYEAAGAQVVADNAAAVAGADVVLSVRRPEASALKGANRGALAIAIMDPYGHEKDLEALAKAGVSAFAMELMPRITRAQVMDVLSSQANLAGYRAVVDAAGEFGRAFPMMMTAAGTVPAARVFVMGAGVAGLQAVATARRLGAVVSATDVRPAAKEQVESLGGKFIAVEDEEFKQAETAGGYAKQMSAEYQAKQAALVASHIAKQDVVITTALIPGRPAPKLVSGEMVASMKPGSVVIDLAVERGGNVEGAVPGEVVTTANGVKIVGHLNVPGRLAATASQLYAKNLYAFVETLIDKGTKSLAVKWEDELVKATLLTRDGAVVHPGFKPQGAGDAASAA, translated from the coding sequence ATGCGACTGTCGATTTTGAAGGAAGACCTATCCGTCGAACCGCGTGTCGGGGGCACCCCCGACACGGTGAAGCGCTATGTTGGTCTGGGTGCGGAGGTCGTCGTTGCGTCGGGCGCGGGTTTGGCGTCGGGTGTTGGCGACGGGGATTACGAAGCGGCGGGTGCGCAGGTCGTTGCGGACAACGCGGCGGCGGTGGCTGGCGCGGATGTGGTGCTTTCCGTTCGTCGTCCGGAGGCTTCGGCCCTGAAGGGGGCGAACCGCGGGGCGCTGGCGATCGCGATCATGGACCCGTACGGGCATGAGAAGGATCTGGAGGCGCTGGCCAAGGCGGGCGTGTCGGCCTTCGCGATGGAGCTGATGCCGCGCATCACGCGGGCGCAGGTGATGGACGTCTTGTCCAGCCAGGCGAACCTTGCGGGCTATCGGGCGGTGGTGGATGCGGCCGGCGAGTTCGGCCGGGCCTTCCCGATGATGATGACGGCGGCGGGCACGGTGCCGGCGGCGCGGGTCTTCGTCATGGGCGCCGGCGTGGCGGGGCTGCAGGCGGTGGCGACGGCGCGGCGCCTCGGCGCGGTGGTCTCGGCGACCGACGTGCGGCCGGCGGCGAAGGAGCAGGTGGAGTCCCTCGGCGGCAAGTTCATCGCCGTGGAGGACGAGGAGTTCAAGCAGGCGGAGACGGCGGGCGGCTACGCCAAGCAGATGTCGGCGGAGTACCAGGCCAAGCAGGCGGCCTTGGTCGCCTCGCACATCGCCAAGCAGGATGTCGTCATCACCACGGCGCTGATCCCCGGCCGTCCGGCGCCCAAGCTCGTCTCGGGCGAGATGGTGGCGTCGATGAAGCCGGGCTCGGTGGTCATCGACCTCGCGGTCGAGCGCGGCGGCAATGTCGAGGGCGCCGTGCCGGGCGAGGTGGTCACCACCGCCAACGGGGTGAAGATCGTCGGGCACCTCAACGTGCCGGGACGCCTCGCAGCGACGGCCTCGCAGCTCTACGCCAAGAACCTCTACGCCTTCGTGGAGACGCTGATCGACAAGGGGACGAAGAGCCTTGCCGTGAAGTGGGAGGACGAGCTGGTGAAGGCGACGCTGCTGACCCGCGACGGGGCGGTGGTGCATCCCGGCTTCAAGCCGCAAGGGGCCGGCGACGCCGCCTCGGCGGCGTGA
- the pyc gene encoding pyruvate carboxylase, translated as MTRTIRKLLVANRSEIAIRVFRAATELGISTVAIHAEEDKLSLHRFKADEAYLVGRGPWLPKPLGPIDAYLSIDEVIRVAKEAKVDAIHPGYGFLSESPEFAEACEEAGIVFIGPKPATMRTLGNKVAARNLAISVGVPVMPATDPLPDDPAFILEAARKVGYPVMLKASWGGGGRGMRPIESEDKLLDAVTTAKREAKAAFGKDEVYLEKLVRRARHVEVQILGDTHGNLVHVYERDCSIQRRNQKVIERAPAPYVDEATRKGLTDAALAIGRATDYIGAGTVEFLMDADTGAFYFIEVNPRIQVEHTVTEVVTGLDLIKAQIKILEGGHIGSVAETGIPPQEEIRLNGHAMQCRITTEDPENNFIPDYGRITAYRGAMGFGIRVDGGTAYSGAVVTRFYDPMLEKVTAWAPSSEEVIARMYRALREYRIRGVATNLPFLENVLTHPDFTACRYTTRFIDTTPELFDFGGRRDRATKLLAWIADVTVNGHPEVKGRAKPSATARIPEPPAFLAEPAPGTRQLLDQLGPKAFADWMLAQKRVLVTDTTMRDAHQSLLATRMRGYDIARIADSYARGLPGLLSLECWGGAAFDVSMRFLSEDPWELLAKIREAVPNILTQTLVRGANGVGYANYPDNVVRFFIRQAAEAGMDIFRVFDCLNWIENMRVSIDEALKTGKLVEGAICYAGDLNDPARSKYDLKYYVSMAKELEKTGIHVLGLKDMGGLVKPAAARVLFKALKEEIGLPIHFHTHDTSGVSGASVLAAVEAGVDAVDLAMDAMSGMTSQPCLGSIVEALRGSERDTGLDPEAIRRISFYWEGVRAQYAAFESDLKGPASEVYLHEMPGGQFTNLKEQARSMGLESRWHEVAKAYRDANDLFGDIIKVTPSSKVVGDLALMMVSQGLSAADVLDPRRDVAFPASAVAMLHGEYGQPLGGWPEALQKKALKGEPPITVRYGSLIEDADLEAERAEVSKLLGRTADDRELASYLMYPKVFSDFAPVVAKFGPVSALSTPVFFYGMKSGDETTIEIERGKTLLVRLTAVGETRDDGLVEVFFELNGQPRMVLAVDRAAVPKVAGRRKAEEGNDFHVAAPMPGTISSLGVVSGQEIKIGDVLLTIEAMKMETAIHSPRAGTVQEILVSPGNAIDAKDLLVVLE; from the coding sequence ATGACCCGCACGATCAGGAAGCTCCTCGTCGCCAACCGATCCGAGATCGCGATCCGCGTCTTCCGCGCGGCGACCGAGCTCGGCATCTCCACCGTCGCCATCCATGCGGAGGAGGACAAGCTCTCCCTCCACCGCTTCAAGGCGGACGAGGCCTATCTCGTCGGCCGCGGCCCGTGGCTGCCGAAGCCGCTCGGCCCGATCGACGCGTATCTGTCCATCGACGAGGTGATCCGCGTCGCCAAAGAGGCGAAGGTCGACGCCATCCATCCCGGCTACGGCTTCCTGTCGGAGAGCCCGGAATTCGCCGAGGCGTGCGAAGAGGCCGGCATCGTCTTCATCGGCCCGAAGCCGGCGACCATGCGCACGCTCGGCAACAAGGTCGCGGCACGAAATCTCGCCATCTCGGTCGGCGTGCCGGTGATGCCGGCGACCGACCCGCTGCCCGACGACCCCGCCTTCATCCTCGAGGCCGCCCGCAAGGTCGGCTACCCCGTCATGCTCAAGGCGAGCTGGGGCGGTGGCGGGCGCGGCATGCGCCCGATCGAGAGCGAGGACAAGCTGCTCGACGCCGTCACTACCGCGAAGCGCGAGGCCAAGGCCGCCTTCGGCAAGGACGAGGTGTACCTAGAGAAGCTCGTGCGCCGCGCCCGCCACGTCGAGGTGCAGATCCTCGGCGACACCCATGGCAACCTCGTCCATGTCTATGAGCGCGACTGCTCGATCCAGCGCCGCAACCAGAAGGTCATCGAGCGCGCGCCCGCGCCCTATGTCGACGAGGCGACCCGCAAGGGCCTGACCGACGCGGCGCTCGCCATCGGCCGGGCCACCGACTACATCGGCGCCGGCACGGTCGAGTTCCTGATGGATGCCGACACCGGCGCCTTCTATTTCATCGAGGTCAATCCGCGCATCCAGGTCGAACACACGGTGACCGAGGTCGTCACCGGCCTCGACCTGATCAAGGCGCAGATCAAGATCCTCGAAGGCGGCCATATCGGCTCGGTCGCCGAGACCGGAATCCCGCCGCAGGAGGAGATCCGTCTCAACGGCCACGCCATGCAGTGCCGGATCACCACCGAGGATCCGGAGAACAATTTCATCCCGGACTATGGCCGCATCACCGCCTATCGCGGCGCCATGGGCTTCGGCATCCGCGTCGATGGCGGCACCGCCTATTCCGGCGCGGTGGTGACACGCTTCTACGACCCGATGCTGGAGAAGGTCACCGCCTGGGCGCCTTCGTCGGAAGAGGTCATCGCCCGCATGTACCGGGCGCTGCGCGAGTACCGTATCCGCGGCGTCGCCACCAACCTGCCGTTCCTCGAGAACGTGCTGACCCATCCCGACTTCACCGCCTGCCGTTACACCACCCGCTTCATCGACACGACGCCGGAGCTGTTCGATTTCGGCGGGCGGCGCGACCGTGCCACCAAGCTGCTCGCCTGGATCGCCGACGTGACGGTGAACGGCCACCCGGAAGTGAAGGGAAGGGCCAAGCCTTCCGCCACCGCCCGCATCCCCGAGCCGCCGGCCTTCCTCGCCGAGCCGGCGCCGGGCACGCGCCAGCTTCTCGACCAGCTCGGCCCCAAGGCCTTCGCCGACTGGATGCTGGCGCAGAAGCGTGTCCTCGTCACCGACACCACCATGCGCGACGCGCACCAGTCGCTGCTCGCCACCCGCATGCGCGGCTACGACATCGCCCGCATCGCCGATTCCTATGCGCGCGGCCTGCCGGGGCTGCTCTCGCTCGAATGCTGGGGCGGCGCCGCCTTCGACGTCTCCATGCGCTTCCTCTCCGAGGACCCGTGGGAGCTGCTGGCGAAGATCCGCGAGGCGGTGCCGAACATCCTCACCCAGACGCTGGTGCGCGGGGCCAACGGCGTCGGCTACGCCAATTATCCCGACAATGTCGTGCGCTTCTTCATCCGCCAGGCGGCGGAAGCGGGCATGGACATCTTCCGCGTCTTCGACTGCCTCAACTGGATCGAGAACATGCGCGTCTCGATCGACGAGGCGCTGAAGACCGGCAAGCTGGTCGAGGGCGCCATCTGCTATGCCGGCGACCTCAACGACCCCGCCCGCTCCAAATACGACCTGAAATACTACGTCTCCATGGCCAAGGAGCTGGAGAAGACTGGCATCCACGTCCTCGGCCTCAAGGACATGGGCGGGCTGGTCAAGCCCGCCGCCGCCAGGGTGCTGTTCAAGGCGCTGAAGGAGGAGATCGGCCTGCCGATCCACTTTCACACCCACGACACCTCCGGCGTTTCCGGCGCCTCGGTGCTGGCGGCGGTGGAGGCGGGCGTCGACGCCGTCGATCTCGCCATGGACGCGATGAGCGGCATGACCTCGCAGCCATGTCTGGGTTCCATCGTCGAGGCGCTGCGCGGCTCCGAGCGCGACACCGGGCTCGACCCGGAAGCCATCCGGCGCATCAGCTTCTACTGGGAAGGCGTGCGGGCCCAGTACGCGGCCTTCGAGAGCGACCTCAAGGGACCGGCCTCCGAGGTCTATCTGCATGAGATGCCCGGCGGCCAGTTCACCAACCTCAAGGAGCAGGCCCGCTCCATGGGGCTGGAGAGCCGCTGGCACGAGGTGGCGAAGGCCTATCGCGATGCCAACGATCTCTTTGGCGACATCATCAAGGTCACGCCTTCCTCCAAGGTGGTGGGCGACCTCGCTCTGATGATGGTGAGCCAGGGCTTGTCCGCCGCCGACGTGCTCGACCCCAGGCGCGACGTCGCCTTCCCGGCCTCCGCCGTGGCGATGCTGCATGGCGAATACGGCCAGCCGCTCGGCGGGTGGCCGGAAGCCTTGCAGAAGAAGGCGCTGAAGGGCGAGCCGCCGATCACCGTGCGCTATGGTTCGCTGATCGAGGACGCCGACCTCGAGGCCGAGCGCGCAGAGGTGTCGAAGCTCCTCGGCCGAACGGCGGATGACCGCGAGCTCGCCTCCTACCTCATGTACCCGAAGGTGTTCTCCGACTTCGCCCCCGTGGTGGCGAAGTTCGGCCCGGTCTCGGCGCTGTCGACCCCGGTCTTCTTCTACGGCATGAAGTCCGGGGACGAGACGACGATCGAGATCGAGCGCGGCAAGACGCTGCTGGTGCGCCTCACCGCCGTCGGCGAGACGCGCGACGACGGGCTGGTCGAGGTCTTCTTCGAGCTCAACGGCCAGCCGCGCATGGTGCTGGCGGTCGACCGCGCGGCGGTGCCGAAGGTCGCGGGACGGCGCAAGGCGGAGGAGGGCAACGATTTCCATGTCGCCGCGCCCATGCCCGGCACCATCTCCTCGCTCGGCGTCGTCAGCGGGCAGGAGATCAAGATCGGCGATGTGCTGCTCACAATCGAGGCGATGAAGATGGAGACGGCGATCCATTCGCCGCGCGCCGGCACGGTGCAGGAGATATTGGTGTCGCCGGGCAACGCCATCGACGCCAAGGACCTGCTCGTCGTGCTGGAATAA
- the pyk gene encoding pyruvate kinase translates to MASRRERATKIVATLGPASSSPEKIRALYEAGVDVFRLNFSHGTQENHGHVLGAVRALEKDVGRPIGVLADLQGPKLRLGKFVDGHITLTAGTTIRFDTDPTPGDEKRVPIPHPEILEALHEGSTVLLDDGKVRVRVVRKGAGFIEAEVVAGNRLSNNKGFNVPDVLLPVSALTDKDRSDLFFALDLGVEWIALSFVQRPEDVIEAKELIQGRAQINLKLEKPQAVEHLTRITELSDSMMVARGDLGVELSLPEIPALQKRVIRESRRLGKPVIVATQMLESMISAPVPTRAEVSDVATAVYDGADAVMLSAESAAGQYPVEAVAMMDQIIKQVERDPGYRAIIDSQQPEQRHTVADAMTQAAYQAALSVDAAAIVTYTLSGTTTLHAARERPRIPIVGIASQLSTARRLVMSYGVHVVHAPEEIHTFGEMATKATQVTIEHGFAKEGDRIAITAGVPFATPGTTNVLRLVTIDKAMMNRRPSGEKKTEPTTPRAAAKTAGGEAVIRSEPVDGKAD, encoded by the coding sequence ATGGCTAGCAGGCGGGAACGCGCAACGAAGATCGTGGCGACCCTAGGCCCGGCCTCATCGAGCCCGGAGAAGATCCGGGCGCTTTACGAAGCAGGCGTGGATGTGTTCCGGCTGAATTTCAGCCACGGCACGCAGGAGAACCACGGCCATGTTCTCGGCGCCGTGCGCGCGCTGGAGAAGGATGTCGGCCGGCCCATCGGCGTGCTCGCCGATTTGCAGGGCCCGAAGCTGCGCCTCGGCAAGTTCGTCGACGGCCACATCACCCTGACCGCGGGCACCACCATCCGCTTCGACACCGACCCGACGCCGGGCGACGAGAAGCGCGTGCCGATCCCGCACCCGGAAATCCTCGAAGCCCTGCATGAGGGCTCGACCGTGCTGCTCGACGACGGCAAGGTGCGCGTGCGCGTGGTCCGCAAGGGCGCGGGCTTCATCGAGGCCGAGGTGGTCGCCGGCAACCGGCTGTCGAACAACAAGGGCTTCAACGTCCCCGACGTGCTGCTGCCGGTCTCGGCGCTCACCGACAAGGACCGCTCCGACCTGTTCTTCGCCCTCGACCTCGGCGTCGAGTGGATCGCGCTCTCCTTCGTGCAGCGTCCCGAGGACGTGATCGAGGCCAAGGAGCTGATCCAGGGCCGCGCCCAGATCAACCTGAAGCTGGAGAAGCCTCAGGCGGTCGAGCACCTCACCCGCATCACCGAGCTTTCCGACAGCATGATGGTGGCGCGCGGCGACCTCGGCGTCGAGCTGTCGCTGCCGGAGATCCCGGCGCTGCAGAAGCGCGTCATCCGCGAATCCCGCCGCCTCGGCAAGCCGGTGATCGTGGCGACGCAGATGCTCGAATCCATGATCAGCGCCCCGGTGCCGACCCGCGCCGAGGTCTCCGACGTCGCCACCGCCGTCTATGACGGCGCCGACGCGGTGATGCTCTCCGCCGAGAGCGCGGCCGGCCAGTACCCGGTCGAGGCCGTGGCGATGATGGACCAGATCATCAAGCAGGTGGAGCGCGACCCCGGCTACCGGGCGATCATCGACTCGCAGCAGCCCGAGCAGCGCCACACCGTCGCTGACGCCATGACCCAGGCCGCCTATCAGGCGGCGCTGTCGGTCGATGCCGCCGCCATCGTCACCTATACGCTGTCCGGCACCACGACGCTGCACGCGGCGCGCGAGCGCCCGCGCATCCCGATCGTCGGCATCGCCAGCCAGCTCTCCACCGCCCGCCGCCTGGTGATGTCCTATGGCGTGCATGTCGTGCACGCGCCGGAGGAGATCCACACCTTCGGCGAGATGGCGACCAAGGCGACGCAGGTGACCATCGAGCACGGCTTCGCCAAGGAAGGCGACCGCATCGCCATCACCGCCGGCGTGCCCTTCGCGACTCCCGGCACGACCAACGTGTTGCGCCTCGTCACCATCGACAAGGCGATGATGAACCGCCGCCCGAGCGGCGAGAAGAAGACCGAGCCGACCACGCCCCGCGCCGCGGCGAAGACCGCCGGCGGCGAGGCGGTCATCCGCTCCGAGCCGGTCGACGGCAAGGCCGACTGA
- a CDS encoding L,D-transpeptidase, with protein sequence MLRWISFCLIALATQLFPLASASAREAVAFDKPGVRPGTIVVSARERRLYLVTGPGKAIRYPVAVGRRGKQWQGQVRISGKYVEPAWSPPAEIKRDNPKLPDVIPGGTRANPMGARAMTLSGGGQYAIHGTNQPRSIGTFASYGCVRMYNDDIIDLYGRVGIGTPVVMLP encoded by the coding sequence ATGTTGCGTTGGATATCCTTCTGCCTGATCGCGCTCGCGACTCAGCTGTTTCCGCTCGCCTCCGCTTCGGCACGCGAGGCCGTAGCCTTCGACAAGCCGGGCGTGCGCCCCGGCACCATCGTGGTCAGCGCCCGGGAGCGCCGGCTCTATCTCGTCACCGGCCCGGGGAAGGCCATCCGCTATCCGGTGGCGGTCGGCCGCCGCGGCAAGCAGTGGCAGGGCCAGGTGCGCATCAGCGGCAAATATGTCGAGCCGGCCTGGTCGCCGCCGGCCGAGATCAAGCGCGACAATCCCAAGCTGCCGGACGTCATTCCCGGCGGCACGCGGGCCAACCCGATGGGCGCGCGCGCCATGACGCTCTCCGGCGGCGGGCAATACGCCATCCACGGCACCAACCAGCCCCGGTCGATCGGCACCTTCGCCTCCTATGGCTGCGTGCGCATGTACAATGACGACATCATCGACCTCTATGGCCGCGTCGGCATCGGCACGCCGGTGGTGATGCTGCCCTGA